One Salipiger sp. H15 DNA window includes the following coding sequences:
- a CDS encoding xanthine/uracil/vitamin C permease gives MREGSTHYKLFSRSDFSAFWALFTDNLINLMVLSGVCQFVFGMPAEIVYGRILPGAAVAILSGVAVYVLLAKQAAARQGRDVTALPYGISTPVMFVYLFGVIGPIYWATNDPMLAWQVGIGAGFIGGIVAGMGALIGPWLKRVTPRAGMLGTLCGIALVFIGTVPLATVFEQPYIGFASMIIILWGLVGRFRLPFNIPAGLLALIAGTAVAFTIGEARISFEGTGFYPPLPYIGDLMAGIHHLFANPELFLVLVPVQIYNFIETMNNVESAESAGDYYPVGLCQVTDGVGTMIGAVFGSPFPTTAYIGHPAYKRMGAHAGYIIGVGTVIPLAAFLGLLAFLNNLIPEAAAAPVLVFVALSLITNTAHCVRTEHMAAVTIAMMPHVSSFLMIKWGALMGALQATGVQGLPQLGDEALTAALLQQGAHFSGHLALSQGAILTGLIWGAIVASVIDGRFRNAGGFALAAALMSLVGIIHGASLHWPELGPVSAGYLIAAAFLYIYPLFHREGAPLNHDVVVEEPSAAPAE, from the coding sequence ATGCGGGAAGGGAGTACCCACTACAAGCTGTTCTCACGCAGCGATTTCAGCGCCTTCTGGGCGCTCTTCACCGACAACCTGATCAACCTGATGGTGCTGTCGGGCGTCTGCCAGTTCGTCTTCGGCATGCCCGCCGAGATCGTCTACGGCCGCATCCTGCCCGGCGCAGCGGTGGCCATCCTGTCGGGTGTCGCGGTCTACGTGCTGCTGGCGAAACAGGCCGCGGCGCGGCAGGGGCGCGACGTCACCGCCCTGCCCTACGGCATCTCGACGCCGGTGATGTTCGTCTATCTCTTCGGGGTCATCGGGCCGATCTACTGGGCCACCAACGATCCCATGCTGGCCTGGCAGGTCGGCATCGGCGCGGGCTTCATCGGCGGCATCGTCGCCGGCATGGGCGCGCTGATCGGGCCCTGGCTCAAGCGCGTGACGCCGCGCGCCGGGATGCTCGGCACGCTCTGCGGCATCGCGCTGGTGTTCATCGGCACCGTGCCGCTGGCCACCGTCTTCGAGCAGCCCTACATCGGCTTTGCCTCGATGATCATCATTCTCTGGGGCCTCGTCGGGCGCTTCCGCCTGCCCTTCAACATCCCCGCGGGCCTCTTGGCGCTGATCGCCGGGACCGCGGTCGCCTTCACCATCGGCGAGGCGCGGATCAGCTTCGAGGGCACCGGCTTCTACCCGCCCCTGCCCTACATCGGCGACCTGATGGCGGGCATCCACCACCTCTTCGCCAACCCCGAGCTCTTCCTCGTGCTGGTGCCGGTACAGATCTACAACTTCATCGAGACGATGAACAACGTCGAGAGCGCCGAGAGCGCCGGGGACTACTACCCGGTCGGCCTCTGCCAGGTCACCGACGGCGTCGGCACGATGATCGGCGCGGTCTTCGGCTCGCCCTTCCCGACCACCGCCTACATCGGCCACCCGGCCTACAAGCGCATGGGCGCGCACGCGGGCTACATCATCGGCGTCGGCACGGTCATTCCGCTCGCCGCCTTCCTCGGCCTGCTCGCGTTCCTCAACAACCTGATCCCCGAGGCCGCCGCGGCGCCGGTGCTGGTCTTCGTGGCGCTGAGCCTGATCACCAACACCGCCCATTGCGTGCGGACGGAACACATGGCCGCCGTCACCATCGCGATGATGCCGCATGTCTCGTCCTTCCTGATGATCAAGTGGGGGGCGCTGATGGGCGCGCTGCAGGCGACCGGGGTGCAGGGACTGCCGCAACTCGGGGACGAGGCGCTGACCGCCGCGCTCTTGCAGCAGGGCGCGCATTTCTCCGGCCACCTCGCGCTCAGCCAGGGCGCGATCCTCACCGGGCTCATCTGGGGGGCCATCGTCGCCAGCGTGATCGACGGAAGGTTCCGCAACGCCGGGGGCTTCGCGCTTGCCGCCGCGCTGATGTCGCTCGTTGGGATCATCCACGGCGCCAGCCTGCACTGGCCCGAGCTCGGCCCGGTCTCGGCAGGCTACCTGATCGCCGCGGCCTTCCTCTACATCTACCCGCTGTTCCACCGCGAGGGCGCCCCCCTCAACCATGACGTGGTGGTCGAGGAGCCCTCCGCCGCGCCCGCGGAGTGA
- a CDS encoding bifunctional allantoicase/(S)-ureidoglycine aminohydrolase: protein MTPRYFAPEGGHPPQTQLLTDRAVFTDAYAVIPRGTMRDIVTSFLPFWEGTRLWVLSRPLSGFAETFSQYIMEVQPGGGSDHPETDAGAEGVLFIVDGKATLTVEGETHVLREGGYAFLPPATLWTLRNAGKDVLRFHWIRKAYEAVPGLPHPEVIIANEQDIAPTPMPGTEGKWATTRFVDPSDLRHDMHVTVVTFEPGAVIPFAETHVMEHGLYVLEGKAVYRLNQDWVEVEAGDYMWLRAFCPQACYAGGPGRFRYLLYKDVNRHMALRPSGAAQGMPAPRKVTAPAD, encoded by the coding sequence ATGACCCCCAGATACTTCGCCCCCGAGGGCGGCCACCCGCCGCAGACCCAGCTGCTGACCGACCGCGCGGTCTTCACCGACGCCTACGCGGTGATCCCGCGGGGCACGATGCGCGACATCGTCACCAGCTTCCTGCCATTCTGGGAAGGCACACGTCTCTGGGTGCTGTCGCGCCCGCTCAGCGGCTTTGCCGAGACCTTCTCGCAATACATCATGGAAGTGCAGCCCGGAGGCGGCTCGGACCATCCCGAGACCGACGCGGGCGCCGAGGGCGTGCTCTTCATCGTCGACGGCAAGGCCACGCTGACCGTCGAGGGCGAGACCCACGTGCTGCGCGAGGGCGGCTATGCCTTCCTGCCGCCCGCCACGCTCTGGACCCTGCGCAACGCGGGCAAGGACGTGTTGCGCTTCCACTGGATCCGCAAGGCCTACGAGGCGGTGCCCGGCCTGCCGCATCCCGAGGTGATCATCGCCAACGAGCAGGACATCGCCCCGACGCCGATGCCCGGCACCGAGGGCAAGTGGGCGACCACCCGCTTCGTCGATCCCTCGGACCTGCGCCACGACATGCACGTCACCGTTGTCACCTTCGAGCCCGGCGCGGTGATCCCCTTCGCCGAGACCCACGTGATGGAGCACGGGCTCTACGTGCTGGAGGGCAAGGCGGTCTACCGGCTCAACCAGGACTGGGTCGAGGTCGAGGCCGGGGATTACATGTGGCTGCGCGCCTTCTGCCCGCAGGCCTGCTACGCGGGCGGGCCGGGCCGGTTCCGCTACCTGCTCTACAAGGACGTGAACCGGCACATGGCGCTGCGCCCCTCCGGCGCGGCGCAGGGGATGCCCGCGCCGCGCAAGGTCACCGCGCCCGCGGACTGA
- the guaD gene encoding guanine deaminase has protein sequence MKTDQVLLRGRILSFTAEPQGPEDHAAYRYIEDGAILVGGGMIRATGTYEQLSRQAPAAPVVDHRPHLLMPGFIDTHIHYPQVQVIASWGAQLLDWLNSYTFPEETRFADPAHAEAMAEWLMGQLCAHGTTTAVAYCSVHETSAEAFFAAAARRDMRMIGGKVMMDRNAPEALRDTPQSGYDATKRLIARWHGKGRAGYAITPRFAITSTPEQMEMAGALVAEHPDCHVQTHLSENRDEIAYTLSLYPEAPDYLGVYERYGLLGPKALLGHSIHLEPREIDLLAETGAKPVFCPTSNLFLGSGLFDDAGLRARGICNAIATDVGAGTSYSMLQTLNEAYKVLQLQGQKLHPLNAFHWITRGNAVALGLEDRIGTLEPGTEADIVVLDSSATEPMALRMQRAESLSEELFVLQMLGDDRAVAETYVAGVPQKRAAPVRRSELQPA, from the coding sequence ATGAAGACCGACCAAGTGCTCCTGCGCGGGCGCATCCTCAGCTTCACCGCCGAGCCGCAGGGCCCCGAGGACCATGCCGCCTATCGCTACATCGAGGACGGGGCGATCCTGGTCGGCGGCGGGATGATCCGCGCCACCGGCACCTACGAGCAGCTCTCCCGGCAGGCCCCCGCCGCGCCCGTGGTGGACCACCGCCCGCACCTGCTGATGCCCGGCTTCATCGACACCCATATCCATTACCCGCAGGTGCAGGTCATCGCGTCGTGGGGCGCGCAGCTGCTCGACTGGCTCAACAGCTACACCTTCCCCGAAGAGACCCGCTTTGCCGATCCGGCCCACGCCGAGGCGATGGCCGAGTGGCTGATGGGCCAGCTCTGCGCCCATGGCACCACCACCGCCGTCGCCTATTGTTCGGTCCACGAAACCTCGGCCGAGGCCTTCTTCGCCGCCGCCGCCCGCCGCGACATGCGGATGATCGGCGGCAAGGTGATGATGGACCGGAACGCCCCCGAGGCGCTGCGCGACACGCCGCAGTCGGGCTATGACGCCACCAAGCGGCTGATCGCGCGCTGGCACGGCAAGGGCCGTGCGGGCTATGCCATCACCCCGCGCTTCGCCATCACCTCGACGCCAGAGCAGATGGAAATGGCCGGCGCGCTGGTCGCCGAGCACCCGGACTGTCACGTGCAGACCCACCTGTCGGAGAACCGCGACGAGATCGCCTATACCCTCAGCCTCTACCCCGAGGCGCCCGATTACCTCGGCGTCTACGAGCGGTATGGCCTGCTTGGTCCCAAGGCGCTGCTCGGCCATTCGATCCACCTCGAGCCGCGCGAGATCGACCTTCTGGCCGAGACCGGCGCGAAGCCGGTGTTCTGCCCGACCTCGAACCTCTTCCTCGGCAGCGGGCTCTTCGACGACGCGGGGCTGCGGGCGCGCGGGATTTGCAATGCCATCGCCACCGACGTCGGCGCGGGCACCAGTTACTCGATGCTGCAGACGCTCAACGAGGCCTACAAGGTGCTGCAATTGCAGGGCCAGAAGCTGCACCCGCTGAACGCCTTCCACTGGATCACCCGCGGCAACGCCGTGGCGCTGGGGCTGGAGGACCGGATCGGCACGCTCGAGCCGGGGACCGAGGCGGATATCGTCGTGCTCGACTCCTCGGCGACCGAGCCCATGGCGTTGCGGATGCAACGCGCCGAGAGCCTGAGCGAAGAGCTCTTCGTGCTGCAGATGCTGGGCGACGATCGGGCCGTGGCCGAGACCTACGTTGCGGGCGTGCCGCAGAAGCGCGCCGCGCCGGTGCGCCGGTCCGAGTTGCAGCCCGCCTGA